One region of Oryza glaberrima chromosome 7, OglaRS2, whole genome shotgun sequence genomic DNA includes:
- the LOC127778445 gene encoding uncharacterized protein LOC127778445: MQEMLFCGTGSFKDVDGKAAAPEAKKKKQSGGGGGGKKENPYASRGLDKFSTVLSELESRREKILRQVGGGGGGGGAPGEGGGGGGGEHVLVRFVQSEGKGWVPIVVKLPPEEEEQQQRKGGKNKRKQQAAATSATSSQSSTPPTSEPASPREDVIKPARPAAAAAAAAPGSAKRKAGVRWSWSDVRPRHYMPFVAVLLLASLVVFGKVFAICCTSVWWYLVPILTASSNGAGGAGGAHGVRRSKAAVKVLGKKASDKKMAVTPLLGPSHGKRGSSGVHELISPRSHPHGKKG, encoded by the coding sequence ATGCAAGAGATGTTGTTCTGCGGCACGGGCAGTTTCAAGGACGTcgacggcaaggcggcggcgccggaggcgaagaagaagaagcaaagcggcggtggtggtggtgggaagaAGGAGAACCCGTACGCGTCGAGGGGGCTCGACAAGTTCTCCACCGTGCTGTCCGAGCTCGAGTCGCGGCGGGAGAAGATCCTTCGccaagtcggcggcggcggcggcggcggcggcgcaccgggggagggcggcggcggcggtggtggtgagcaTGTGCTCGTCCGGTTCGTGCAGTCGGAGGGGAAAGGGTGGGTGCCCATCGTCGTCAAGCTCCCgcctgaggaggaggagcagcagcagcggaaggGAGGGAAGAACAAGCGGAAGCAGCAGGCGGCCGCGACGTCGGCGACCTCGTCGCAGTCGTCCACGCCACCGACGTCGGAGCCCGCCAGCCCCAGGGAGGACGTGATCAAGcccgcgcgccccgccgccgccgccgcggcggcggcgccggggagtGCGAAGCGGAAGGCCGGCGTGAGGTGGTCGTGGTCGGACGTGCGGCCGCGCCACTACATGCCGTTCGTGGCGGTGCTGCTGCTGGCGAGCCTCGTGGTGTTCGGCAAGGTGTTCGCCATCTGCTGCACCTCCGTCTGGTGGTACCTCGTGCCGATCCTGACGGCCAGCTctaatggcgccggcggcgccggcggggcgcACGGCGTGAGGAGATCGAAGGCAGCCGTCAAGGTTCTCGGCAAGAAGGCGAGCGACAAGAAGATGGCCGTGACGCCATTGCTGGGTCCTTCGCACGGCAAGAGGGGTAGCTCCGGTGTCCATGAGTTGATCTCGCCGAGAAGTCATCCACATGGGAAGAAAGGGTAG